In one window of Brenneria goodwinii DNA:
- a CDS encoding valine--tRNA ligase, which yields METKYNPQDIEQPLYEHWEEQGYFKPNGDASKESFSIMIPPPNVTGSLHMGHAFQQTIMDTLIRYQRMQGKNTLWQAGTDHAGIATQMVVERKIAAEEGKTRHDYGREGFINKIWQWKAESGGTITRQMRRLGNSVDWERERFTMDEGLSNAVKEVFVRLYKEDLIYRGKRLVNWDPKLRTAISDLEVENRESKGSMWHLRYPLADGVKTADGKDYLVVATTRPETVLGDTGVAVNPEDPRYKDLIGKDVILPLVNRRIKIVGDEHADMEKGTGCVKITPAHDFNDYEVGKRHQLPMINILTFDGDIRQEAEVFDTNGEASTAYSGDIPTQFRGLERFAARKAVVAAFDELGLLEEIKAHDLTVPYGDRGGVVIEPMLTDQWYVRTAPLAKVAIEAVEQGEIQFVPKQYENMYFSWMRDIQDWCISRQLWWGHRIPAWYDQQGKVYVGHDEAEVRRENNLSDDVALNQDEDVLDTWFSSGLWTFSTLGWPEQTPELKAFHPSSVMVSGFDIIFFWIARMIMLTMHFIKDEDGKPQVPFHTVYMTGLIRDEEGQKMSKSKGNVIDPLDMVDGISLEALLEKRTGNMMQPQLAEKIRKRTEKQFPNGIEPHGTDALRFTLAALASTGRDINWDMKRLEGYRNFCNKLWNASRFVLMNTEDQDCGFNGGDKVLSLADRWILAEFNRTVKAYREALDGYRFDIAANILYEFTWNQFCDWYLELAKPVMNGGTEAELRGTRHTLVDVLEALLRLAHPIIPFITETIWQRVKALKGITADTIMLQPFPEYHAALEDTQALNDLEWIKQAIIAVRNIRAEMNIAPGKPLELLLRDASPEATRRVEENRSFIQTLARLESITLLPAGDKGPVSVAKLVDGAELLIPMAGLIDKAAELERLAKEVAKIEAEIGRIASKLANEGFVARAPEAVVAKERAKLDGYAVAKAKLLEQQATIAAL from the coding sequence ATGGAAACGAAATATAACCCGCAAGATATCGAGCAGCCTCTTTACGAGCACTGGGAAGAGCAAGGCTATTTCAAGCCGAACGGCGATGCGAGCAAAGAAAGCTTCAGCATCATGATCCCGCCGCCCAACGTCACCGGCAGCTTGCATATGGGCCATGCTTTCCAGCAAACCATTATGGATACGCTGATTCGCTATCAGCGCATGCAGGGGAAAAACACCCTATGGCAGGCGGGCACCGACCACGCCGGTATCGCCACCCAGATGGTGGTGGAGCGTAAAATCGCGGCGGAGGAAGGCAAGACCCGCCACGACTACGGCCGCGAAGGGTTTATCAATAAAATCTGGCAGTGGAAAGCCGAATCCGGCGGCACCATTACCCGTCAGATGCGCCGACTGGGCAACTCCGTGGACTGGGAGCGCGAGCGCTTTACCATGGACGAAGGGCTGTCCAACGCGGTGAAGGAAGTCTTTGTCCGCCTGTATAAAGAAGACCTGATTTACCGCGGCAAGCGCCTGGTTAACTGGGATCCGAAACTGCGCACCGCCATTTCCGATCTGGAAGTGGAAAATCGCGAATCCAAAGGCTCCATGTGGCACCTGCGCTATCCGTTGGCCGACGGCGTTAAAACCGCTGACGGCAAAGATTATCTGGTGGTCGCCACCACCCGTCCTGAAACCGTGCTGGGCGATACCGGCGTAGCGGTAAACCCGGAAGACCCGCGCTATAAAGATTTGATTGGCAAAGACGTGATCCTGCCGTTGGTTAACCGCCGCATCAAGATCGTCGGCGACGAACATGCCGATATGGAAAAAGGCACCGGCTGCGTGAAGATCACGCCGGCGCATGATTTCAACGACTACGAAGTCGGCAAGCGTCATCAGTTGCCGATGATCAACATTCTGACCTTCGACGGCGATATCCGTCAGGAAGCCGAAGTCTTTGATACCAATGGCGAAGCCAGTACCGCCTACAGCGGCGATATCCCCACCCAGTTCCGCGGCCTTGAGCGTTTCGCCGCTCGTAAAGCGGTGGTCGCGGCGTTTGATGAACTGGGGCTGCTGGAAGAGATCAAAGCGCATGATTTGACCGTTCCCTACGGCGATCGCGGCGGCGTGGTGATTGAACCGATGCTCACCGACCAATGGTATGTGCGTACCGCGCCGCTGGCGAAAGTGGCGATTGAGGCGGTGGAGCAGGGTGAAATTCAGTTCGTACCGAAGCAGTACGAAAATATGTACTTCAGTTGGATGCGCGATATTCAGGACTGGTGTATCTCTCGCCAACTGTGGTGGGGGCACCGTATTCCGGCCTGGTATGACCAACAGGGCAAAGTTTACGTCGGCCATGATGAAGCGGAAGTGCGCCGCGAAAATAACCTGTCTGACGACGTAGCATTGAATCAGGATGAAGACGTGCTGGACACCTGGTTCTCTTCCGGTCTGTGGACCTTCTCCACGCTGGGCTGGCCGGAACAGACGCCGGAGCTGAAAGCGTTTCATCCCAGCAGCGTGATGGTCAGCGGCTTCGATATTATCTTCTTCTGGATTGCCCGCATGATCATGCTGACCATGCACTTCATCAAAGATGAAGATGGCAAACCGCAGGTGCCGTTCCATACCGTTTATATGACGGGCCTGATCCGTGATGAAGAAGGCCAGAAGATGTCGAAATCCAAAGGGAACGTGATTGACCCGTTGGATATGGTGGATGGCATTTCGCTCGAAGCGCTGCTGGAAAAACGTACCGGCAACATGATGCAGCCTCAGCTGGCGGAAAAAATCCGCAAGCGTACCGAGAAACAGTTCCCGAACGGTATTGAACCGCACGGTACGGACGCGCTGCGCTTTACGCTGGCGGCGCTGGCTTCCACCGGGCGCGATATCAACTGGGATATGAAACGCCTGGAAGGTTACCGCAATTTCTGCAACAAGCTGTGGAACGCCAGTCGTTTTGTGCTGATGAATACCGAAGATCAGGATTGCGGCTTCAACGGCGGAGATAAAGTGCTGTCGCTGGCCGATCGCTGGATCCTGGCGGAATTCAACCGCACGGTGAAAGCGTATCGTGAAGCGTTGGACGGCTATCGTTTCGATATCGCCGCCAATATTCTGTACGAATTCACCTGGAATCAGTTCTGCGACTGGTATCTGGAACTGGCTAAGCCGGTGATGAACGGCGGAACAGAGGCCGAGCTGCGCGGCACCCGCCATACGCTGGTGGACGTGCTGGAAGCGCTGCTGCGTCTTGCGCACCCGATCATTCCGTTTATTACTGAAACCATCTGGCAACGGGTGAAAGCGCTGAAAGGCATCACTGCCGACACCATCATGTTGCAGCCTTTCCCTGAGTACCATGCCGCGCTGGAAGATACGCAGGCGCTGAACGATCTGGAATGGATCAAGCAGGCGATTATCGCCGTGCGTAATATCCGTGCGGAAATGAATATTGCGCCGGGCAAACCGCTGGAACTGTTGTTGCGTGACGCCAGCCCCGAAGCAACGCGTCGGGTAGAGGAAAACCGTAGCTTTATTCAGACGCTGGCTCGTCTGGAGAGCATTACGCTGCTGCCGGCGGGGGATAAAGGCCCGGTTTCCGTTGCCAAGCTGGTGGACGGCGCGGAACTGCTGATCCCGATGGCGGGTCTGATTGACAAGGCTGCGGAGCTGGAGCGACTGGCGAAAGAAGTGGCCAAAATTGAAGCGGAAATCGGCCGCATCGCAAGCAAACTGGCCAATGAAGGTTTTGTGGCTCGCGCGCCGGAAGCGGTAGTGGCGAAAGAGCGTGCGAAACTTGATGGTTATGCCGTTGCAAAAGCGAAATTGCTGGAGCAACAGGCGACTATCGCCGCGCTGTAG
- the lptG gene encoding LPS export ABC transporter permease LptG, whose product MFGVLDRYIGKTIFTTIMATLFMLVSLSGIIKFVDQLRKVGQGSYSALGAGLYTLLSVPKDIETFFPMAALLGALLGLGTLATRSELVVMQAAGFTRLQIAAAVMKTAIPLVLLTMAIGEWVSPRGEQMARNYRSQMISGGSMISTQNGLWAKDGNDFIFIERVVNNKELSGVNIYHFDNQNKLLSVRYAASALFEDNQWRLSQVDESDLRDGKQIGGSQTLSGEWKTNLTPDKLGVAALEPTALSISGLYDYANYLKLSGQEPSRYVLSMWSKIFAPLSVAVMMLMALSFIFGPLRSVPAGLRIVIGISFGFLFYLLNEIFRPLSLVYGIPPILGAILPSMVFLIISVALLLKRR is encoded by the coding sequence ATGTTTGGCGTACTAGACCGTTATATCGGTAAAACGATTTTTACCACCATCATGGCGACGCTGTTCATGCTGGTATCGCTTTCCGGCATCATCAAATTTGTCGATCAGCTGCGCAAAGTCGGCCAAGGAAGCTATTCGGCGCTTGGGGCCGGACTTTATACGCTGCTCAGCGTGCCGAAAGATATTGAAACCTTCTTCCCGATGGCTGCGCTGCTTGGCGCGCTGCTGGGTCTGGGGACGCTGGCAACCCGCAGTGAACTGGTGGTGATGCAGGCCGCGGGATTTACCCGCTTACAAATCGCGGCCGCCGTGATGAAAACCGCTATCCCGCTGGTACTGCTCACCATGGCGATTGGCGAGTGGGTATCGCCAAGAGGGGAACAGATGGCGCGCAACTACCGTTCGCAAATGATCTCCGGCGGCTCCATGATCTCCACGCAAAATGGTCTGTGGGCCAAAGATGGCAATGATTTCATCTTTATCGAGCGGGTGGTGAACAACAAAGAACTATCCGGGGTCAACATCTACCACTTCGATAATCAAAACAAACTGCTGTCGGTCCGCTATGCCGCATCCGCGTTGTTTGAGGATAACCAGTGGAGGCTTTCCCAGGTTGATGAATCCGACCTCCGCGACGGAAAACAGATTGGCGGCAGCCAGACGCTGAGCGGCGAATGGAAAACCAACCTAACCCCCGACAAACTCGGGGTGGCGGCGCTTGAACCGACCGCCCTTTCCATCAGCGGACTCTACGACTACGCCAACTACCTCAAGCTGAGCGGACAGGAACCCAGCCGCTACGTGCTGAGCATGTGGAGCAAGATATTTGCGCCGCTATCCGTCGCCGTCATGATGCTGATGGCGCTCTCCTTCATCTTTGGCCCGCTGCGCAGCGTTCCCGCCGGACTGCGTATCGTCATTGGCATCAGCTTTGGTTTCCTGTTCTACCTGCTCAATGAAATCTTCCGGCCATTGAGTTTGGTATACGGCATTCCCCCGATATTGGGCGCTATTTTGCCAAGTATGGTGTTCCTGATAATCAGCGTGGCATTGCTGTTGAAACGCCGTTAG
- the pepA gene encoding leucyl aminopeptidase — MEFSVKSGSPEKQRSACIVVGVFEPRRLSPIAEQLDKISDGYISALLRRGELEGKVGQSLLLHHVPNILSERILLIGCGKERELDERQYKQVIQKTINSLNETGSMEAVCFLTELHVKGRNTYWKVRQAVETAKESLYTFDQLKSNKVELRRPLRKMVFNVPTRRELTSGERAIQHGLAIAAGIKAAKDLGNMPPNICNAAYLASQARQLADTYSQNIITRVIGEQQMKELGMNAYLAVGQGSQNESLMSVIEYKGDPSPDARPIVLVGKGLTFDSGGVSIKPADSMDEMKYDMCGAATVYGVMRMAAELALPLNIIGVLAGCENMVDGRSYRPGDVLTTMSGLTVEVLNTDAEGRLVLCDALTYVERYDPEVVIDIATLTGACVIALGHHITGLMANHNPLAHELLGASEQSGDRAWRLPLTDEFQEQLESNFADMANIGGRPGGAITAGCFLSRFTRKYSWAHLDIAGTAWRSGKAKGATGRPVALLSQFLLNRAGLNDVE; from the coding sequence ATGGAGTTCAGCGTAAAAAGCGGTAGCCCGGAAAAACAACGCAGTGCATGCATTGTCGTCGGCGTGTTTGAACCGCGTCGCTTGTCCCCGATTGCCGAACAGCTTGATAAAATCAGCGACGGCTATATCAGCGCCTTGCTTCGCCGCGGTGAACTGGAAGGCAAAGTGGGGCAGTCATTGCTATTGCATCATGTACCCAACATCCTTTCGGAACGTATTTTACTGATTGGCTGCGGCAAAGAGCGTGAACTGGACGAACGTCAATATAAGCAGGTCATTCAGAAAACCATCAACTCGTTAAATGAAACGGGGTCGATGGAAGCGGTCTGTTTTCTGACCGAATTGCACGTTAAAGGGCGTAATACTTACTGGAAAGTGCGTCAGGCGGTCGAAACGGCGAAAGAGTCGCTCTATACCTTTGATCAGCTGAAAAGCAATAAAGTCGAGTTACGTCGTCCGCTGCGTAAAATGGTGTTTAATGTGCCGACGCGCCGCGAGCTGACCAGCGGAGAACGCGCTATTCAGCACGGTCTGGCGATTGCCGCCGGTATCAAAGCGGCGAAAGATCTGGGCAACATGCCGCCCAATATCTGTAATGCCGCCTATCTGGCCTCTCAGGCGCGCCAACTGGCCGATACCTACAGTCAGAACATCATTACTCGCGTGATTGGCGAACAGCAGATGAAAGAGCTGGGCATGAATGCCTATCTGGCGGTCGGTCAGGGGTCTCAGAATGAATCCTTGATGTCGGTTATCGAATATAAAGGCGATCCGTCGCCGGATGCCCGGCCGATTGTGCTGGTCGGGAAAGGGCTGACGTTTGATTCCGGCGGCGTGTCGATCAAGCCGGCCGACAGCATGGATGAAATGAAATACGATATGTGCGGCGCCGCCACGGTCTACGGCGTGATGCGCATGGCGGCGGAGCTGGCGCTGCCGCTGAATATTATCGGCGTACTGGCCGGCTGCGAAAATATGGTCGACGGGCGTTCTTATCGTCCGGGCGATGTGCTGACCACCATGTCGGGCCTGACGGTGGAAGTGCTGAACACCGACGCGGAAGGCCGTCTGGTGCTGTGTGATGCGCTGACCTATGTGGAGCGCTATGACCCCGAGGTGGTGATTGATATCGCCACGCTGACCGGCGCCTGCGTGATCGCGCTGGGCCACCATATTACCGGGCTGATGGCGAATCACAATCCGTTGGCTCATGAACTGCTGGGCGCTTCCGAGCAGTCCGGCGATCGGGCGTGGCGTCTGCCGTTAACGGATGAATTTCAAGAGCAGTTGGAATCCAACTTCGCCGATATGGCGAATATTGGCGGCCGCCCCGGCGGCGCGATTACGGCGGGTTGCTTCCTGTCTCGCTTTACGCGCAAATATAGCTGGGCGCACCTGGATATCGCCGGTACGGCCTGGCGCTCAGGAAAAGCCAAAGGCGCGACGGGGCGTCCGGTGGCGCTGCTGTCACAGTTCCTGCTTAATCGCGCCGGGCTGAATGACGTAGAATGA
- a CDS encoding TRAP transporter large permease — protein MDAFILVATLAVLLAVGVPVAYAVGLSAIVGAFWIDLPLEAVMIQITNGVNKFSLLAIPFFILAGAIMAEGGIARRLVSFAYIFVGFIRGGLSLVNIVASTFFGAISGSSVADTASIGSVMIPEMEKKGYPRDFSAAVTASGSVQAILTPPSHNSVIYSLATGGTVSIASLFIAGIMPGLLLSMTMMVMCVGFAHKRGYPKGERVPFRQALKIFVDTLWGLMTVVIIMGGILSGIFTATESAAIACLWSFFVTMFIYRDYKWSELPKLMYRTVKTVTIVMILIGFAAAFGAIMTYMQLPSRITDFFTSISDNKYVILMWINIMLLLIGTLMDMAPLILILTPVLLPVALSLGIDPVHFGMIMLVNLGIGLITPPVGSVLFVASAVSKQKIEQVVKAMLPFYCGLFMVLMLVTYIPAISLWLPKLFGVYTG, from the coding sequence ATGGATGCATTTATATTAGTGGCGACGCTGGCGGTATTGTTGGCCGTCGGCGTTCCGGTTGCCTATGCCGTAGGGCTAAGCGCCATCGTCGGCGCTTTCTGGATCGACCTGCCACTCGAAGCGGTGATGATCCAGATTACCAACGGCGTGAATAAATTCTCTCTGCTGGCTATCCCCTTTTTTATTCTGGCGGGAGCCATTATGGCTGAAGGCGGCATCGCCCGCCGTTTGGTCAGCTTCGCCTATATCTTCGTCGGATTTATCCGCGGCGGCTTATCGCTGGTCAACATCGTCGCCTCAACATTTTTCGGCGCAATATCAGGCTCTTCAGTGGCGGATACCGCCTCAATCGGCTCCGTCATGATCCCGGAAATGGAGAAAAAAGGCTATCCGCGCGACTTCTCCGCCGCGGTAACCGCCAGCGGTTCCGTTCAGGCGATTCTGACGCCACCCAGCCATAACTCCGTTATCTATTCGCTGGCAACCGGCGGAACGGTGTCCATCGCCTCGCTGTTTATTGCCGGGATCATGCCCGGCTTGTTGCTGAGTATGACGATGATGGTCATGTGCGTGGGTTTTGCCCATAAGCGCGGTTATCCCAAGGGCGAACGCGTTCCTTTTCGTCAGGCGCTGAAAATATTTGTGGACACGTTATGGGGGCTGATGACGGTCGTCATCATTATGGGGGGGATCCTTTCCGGCATTTTCACCGCAACCGAGTCTGCCGCCATCGCCTGCCTGTGGTCCTTCTTCGTTACCATGTTTATCTATCGCGATTACAAGTGGTCCGAGCTTCCCAAGCTGATGTATCGCACTGTGAAAACGGTCACTATCGTAATGATCCTCATTGGCTTCGCGGCGGCATTCGGCGCCATCATGACCTATATGCAGCTCCCAAGCCGTATCACCGACTTTTTCACCTCCATTTCTGATAATAAATACGTCATCCTGATGTGGATTAACATCATGCTGCTGCTGATTGGCACGCTGATGGATATGGCGCCGCTGATTTTGATCCTGACGCCCGTCCTGCTGCCCGTGGCGCTCTCCCTGGGGATCGATCCCGTCCACTTCGGCATGATCATGCTGGTTAATCTCGGGATTGGCTTGATTACCCCGCCGGTGGGTTCGGTGTTATTCGTCGCCAGCGCGGTCAGTAAACAGAAAATCGAACAGGTGGTTAAGGCAATGCTGCCGTTTTATTGCGGGCTGTTCATGGTGTTGATGCTGGTGACCTATATTCCCGCCATTTCGCTATGGCTGCCGAAATTGTTTGGCGTATATACAGGGTGA
- a CDS encoding tyrosine-type recombinase/integrase encodes MALTDVVARTAKPREKAYKLADAHGLYLLVSPNGSKRWYLKYRFAGKESRIAFGAYPLISLAKAREKRDEVRLLLLEGIHPTEKREEEKEQAQEALNTFAKVAQDWHRNISQNRWSETHAGRVWRDMERNILPAIGHRHIADLKTKDLLEPLKVVEQNGHLDLASRLRQRVTDIMRYAVQNDLIERNPAQNLSGAIAAPKATHRPALKLNKLPDFLARIERHKGRALTRLALKLTLCVFIRSSELRFARWLEIDFKYAMWTIPAEREAIPGVKHSQRGAKMRSEHLVPLSRQALALLEEIKAISGGHELIFPGDRRPTKPMSENTVNNALRTMGYDTTTEVCGHGLRTMACSALVESGQWSRDAVERQMSHQERNGVRAAYIHKAEHLDERRLMLQWWADYLDANRDEYVVPYEFRNI; translated from the coding sequence ATGGCACTGACCGACGTTGTTGCCCGTACCGCCAAGCCGCGCGAGAAAGCCTATAAACTCGCGGACGCGCACGGCCTGTATCTTTTGGTGAGTCCTAACGGCTCTAAGCGCTGGTATCTCAAGTACCGCTTTGCAGGCAAGGAGAGCCGGATTGCTTTCGGCGCCTATCCGCTGATCTCGCTGGCAAAGGCCAGAGAGAAACGTGACGAGGTGCGATTGCTGCTGTTGGAGGGCATCCACCCCACGGAAAAGCGTGAAGAAGAAAAAGAGCAGGCGCAAGAAGCGTTGAATACTTTTGCGAAGGTCGCGCAGGACTGGCACCGAAACATTAGCCAAAACCGGTGGTCAGAAACGCATGCAGGACGGGTATGGCGCGATATGGAACGTAATATTCTGCCTGCTATTGGGCATCGCCATATCGCCGATCTGAAAACTAAAGACCTGCTGGAGCCGCTTAAAGTCGTCGAACAGAACGGCCATCTTGATTTGGCGTCACGGCTGCGCCAGCGCGTTACCGATATCATGCGCTACGCGGTGCAGAACGATCTGATAGAGCGTAACCCAGCGCAAAACCTCTCCGGGGCGATAGCCGCGCCAAAAGCCACCCATCGGCCAGCGTTGAAGCTGAACAAGCTGCCGGATTTTCTGGCAAGGATTGAACGCCACAAAGGGCGGGCGTTAACCAGACTGGCGTTAAAACTCACGCTGTGCGTTTTTATTCGTTCCAGCGAGCTACGTTTTGCCCGCTGGCTGGAAATCGATTTCAAATACGCCATGTGGACGATACCGGCTGAACGCGAGGCCATCCCCGGCGTGAAGCACTCACAGCGTGGCGCAAAGATGCGGTCTGAACATCTGGTGCCGTTATCCCGACAGGCTTTGGCGCTGCTGGAAGAGATCAAGGCCATCAGTGGCGGACACGAACTGATTTTCCCCGGCGATCGTCGGCCAACCAAACCGATGAGTGAAAACACCGTCAACAACGCATTACGAACAATGGGCTACGACACCACCACCGAAGTGTGCGGACACGGCCTCCGCACGATGGCCTGTAGCGCACTGGTGGAGTCCGGCCAGTGGTCACGGGATGCGGTAGAGCGGCAAATGAGTCATCAGGAACGTAATGGCGTCCGTGCCGCCTATATCCACAAAGCGGAACATCTGGATGAGCGCAGGCTGATGCTGCAATGGTGGGCGGATTATCTGGATGCGAATCGGGATGAGTATGTGGTGCCGTATGAGTTTAGAAATATTTGA
- a CDS encoding helix-turn-helix transcriptional regulator: MNTVYPLKTLNQLRPLLIGFRKAKGLTQKDVSERLGVTQQTYARLEANPGSASIERLFKVLTVLGVEVVLSSEPRVHFSMSSSTMEEPEKPIDSPARREKW, encoded by the coding sequence ATGAATACAGTCTATCCGTTGAAAACCTTGAATCAGTTGCGCCCATTGCTGATTGGCTTTCGCAAAGCTAAGGGACTGACGCAAAAAGACGTGTCTGAAAGGTTAGGTGTAACACAGCAAACCTATGCCCGTTTGGAAGCAAACCCCGGAAGTGCCAGTATTGAGCGCTTGTTTAAAGTGCTCACCGTTCTGGGGGTTGAGGTGGTGCTGTCTTCTGAACCAAGAGTACATTTTTCTATGTCATCCTCAACAATGGAAGAGCCAGAAAAGCCAATAGACTCACCCGCCAGACGGGAAAAATGGTGA
- a CDS encoding DNA polymerase III subunit chi, protein MKNATFYLLEHDRKSDELSAFEALACDLAAERWRAGKRVLIACENEQQAIRLDEALWQRDPHSFVPHNLAGEGPRQGAPVELAWPERRGNAPRELLISLLPYFADFATAFHEVIDFVPYEESLKQLARDRYKAYRSVGFHLTTAKPPTH, encoded by the coding sequence ATGAAAAACGCAACGTTCTATCTTCTCGAACATGACAGAAAAAGCGATGAGCTCAGCGCCTTTGAGGCGCTGGCATGCGATCTGGCAGCAGAACGTTGGCGCGCGGGAAAGCGGGTATTGATCGCCTGTGAGAATGAACAGCAGGCCATACGGCTGGATGAAGCGCTGTGGCAACGCGATCCGCATTCGTTCGTTCCGCACAATCTGGCCGGCGAGGGGCCGCGTCAGGGCGCGCCGGTCGAACTGGCATGGCCGGAGCGGCGGGGAAACGCCCCCCGGGAACTGCTTATCAGCCTGTTGCCGTACTTCGCAGACTTTGCCACCGCTTTCCATGAAGTGATAGACTTTGTCCCTTACGAAGAATCCCTGAAACAGTTGGCGCGCGACCGCTATAAAGCCTATCGCAGCGTCGGCTTTCATTTGACTACGGCTAAGCCGCCAACTCACTGA
- a CDS encoding TRAP transporter small permease translates to MARKYISIMDILYLIAMWVSGLALLLMTLLIPVGIFARYVLNAALSWPEPISIICMVTFTFVGAAVSYRSCSHIAVSMLTDRLSESGKRVCLHLANMLMLLISVFILYYSTLLCIKLWEQPVAEFPLLSAGESYLPLPIGSLITLLFIIERVCFGPQDKRPVVMLGSS, encoded by the coding sequence ATGGCCCGCAAGTATATCTCCATCATGGATATTCTCTATCTTATTGCCATGTGGGTTTCTGGCCTGGCGTTATTATTAATGACGCTGCTTATTCCCGTAGGCATTTTCGCACGTTATGTGCTTAATGCCGCGTTATCCTGGCCTGAACCAATATCTATTATTTGCATGGTGACATTCACTTTCGTCGGCGCTGCCGTCAGTTACCGCTCCTGTTCACACATTGCCGTCAGCATGCTTACCGACCGCCTGTCTGAATCAGGAAAGAGAGTCTGTCTACATTTGGCGAATATGCTGATGCTGTTAATCAGCGTATTCATTCTTTACTACAGCACCCTGTTATGCATAAAGCTATGGGAACAGCCGGTAGCGGAGTTTCCTTTACTTTCCGCCGGCGAAAGTTATTTACCTTTGCCCATCGGCTCGCTGATCACCCTCCTCTTTATTATTGAAAGAGTTTGCTTTGGTCCCCAGGATAAACGCCCTGTGGTGATGCTCGGCAGTTCTTAA
- the lptF gene encoding LPS export ABC transporter permease LptF translates to MIITRYLVRETFKSQLAILFILLLIFFCQKLVRILGAAVDGDIPTNLVISLLGLGVPEMAQLILPLSLFLGLLMTFGRLYAESEITVMHACGLGKSVLLKAALALGLLTAAAATVNALWLGPWSSRHQEVVMAEAKANPGMATLVEGQFQSAQGGNAVLFVGNVKGSEFEHVFLAQLRPRGNARPSVVVADHGHVAQNDDGTQIVTLDNGARYEGTALLRDFRITDFTNYQAVIGHQSVTLDSSDVEQMDMTTLWRSDSHDARAEFHWRLTLIVSVLIMALMVVPLSVVNPRQGRVLSMLPAMLLYLIFFLLQSSLRSNASKGKLDPMIWIWMTNLLYLGIAVLLNLWDTVPMRKIRSRLTLREAV, encoded by the coding sequence GTGATCATCACTCGATATCTGGTACGGGAAACATTTAAAAGCCAACTGGCCATCCTTTTCATTCTGTTACTGATTTTCTTTTGTCAGAAATTGGTGCGAATACTGGGCGCCGCCGTTGATGGCGATATCCCGACCAATCTGGTTATTTCCCTGCTGGGGTTGGGCGTGCCTGAAATGGCGCAGCTTATTCTACCGTTAAGTTTATTTCTCGGATTACTCATGACATTTGGCCGCCTGTATGCGGAAAGCGAGATCACGGTGATGCATGCCTGCGGTCTCGGCAAAAGCGTACTGCTTAAGGCGGCGCTGGCGCTCGGGTTGCTGACGGCGGCGGCGGCTACCGTCAATGCGCTGTGGCTTGGCCCCTGGTCTTCACGCCATCAGGAAGTGGTGATGGCCGAAGCCAAAGCCAACCCCGGCATGGCCACGCTGGTGGAAGGCCAGTTCCAGTCCGCTCAGGGCGGCAATGCCGTATTGTTTGTCGGCAACGTCAAAGGATCGGAATTTGAACATGTGTTTCTGGCTCAGCTACGGCCCAGAGGCAACGCGCGGCCTTCGGTCGTCGTCGCCGATCACGGTCATGTCGCACAGAACGACGATGGAACACAGATCGTGACGCTGGACAACGGCGCCCGCTATGAAGGCACCGCGCTGCTGCGTGATTTCCGCATCACGGACTTCACCAACTATCAGGCGGTGATTGGCCATCAGTCGGTCACGCTCGATAGCAGCGACGTGGAACAGATGGATATGACCACGCTGTGGCGTTCAGATAGCCATGACGCCCGAGCCGAGTTTCACTGGCGTCTGACGCTCATCGTCTCCGTGTTGATCATGGCGTTGATGGTCGTGCCGCTGAGCGTCGTCAATCCGCGCCAGGGCAGAGTGCTGAGCATGCTGCCCGCGATGCTGCTCTATCTGATTTTCTTCCTGCTGCAAAGCTCGCTGCGCTCCAACGCCAGCAAAGGGAAATTGGATCCCATGATATGGATATGGATGACGAATCTGCTGTATCTCGGCATTGCCGTGCTGTTGAATCTCTGGGATACCGTGCCTATGCGCAAAATTCGGTCCCGTCTGACGCTGAGGGAGGCGGTCTGA
- a CDS encoding CopG family transcriptional regulator, whose translation MKKTKKPTVSVTSLIEEAEQRHQRILQGLADVDAGRVVNRSDMRAFITRLKKA comes from the coding sequence ATGAAAAAAACGAAAAAACCAACGGTGTCGGTTACTTCACTGATTGAAGAGGCAGAACAGCGTCATCAGAGGATCTTACAGGGACTTGCCGATGTTGATGCAGGGCGTGTTGTAAATCGCTCTGATATGCGGGCGTTTATCACCAGACTGAAGAAAGCCTAA